The window GACGAACGAACCAACTCGGTGCTGGTGCGCGGAGAACCAAACTCACGCCAGCGCGTTATCGACATGATCAAACAGCTCGATCGCCAGCAGGCGGTACAGGGCAACACCAAAGTTATCTACCTTAAGTACGCGAAAGCGGCCGATCTGGTCGAAGTGCTCACTGGCGTCGGCGACAGTATTCAAACCGACCAGCAAAATGCGCTGCCTGCGCTGCGCAAAGACATTTCGATTAAGGCCCACGAACAAACTAACTCACTGATTGTGAATGCGGCACCTGACATCATGCGCGATCTGGAACAGGTGATTGCACAGTTGGATATCCGCCGTCCGCAGGTACTGGTCGAAGCGATTATCGCGGAAGTACAGGATGCCGATGGAATGAATCTGGGCGTTCAATGGGCGAATAAAAATGCCGGGGTAACGCAATTCACCAATACGGGATTGCCGATTACGACAATGATGGCAGGAGCGGACCAATTTCGACGTGATGGAACGCTTGGCACGGCAGCGACAACGGCACTTGGCGGTTTCAACGGGATTGCCGCCGGTTTTTATCAGGGTAACTGGGGCATGCTGATGACGGCGCTGTCCAGCAACAGCAAGAACGATATTCTGGCAACGCCCAGTATTGTGACGCTGGATAATATGGAAGCGACGTTTAACGTTGGGCAGGAAGTACCTGTATTGGCAGGTTCGCAGACGACATCCGGCGACAACGTTTTCCAAACGGTGGAACGTAAAACGGTCGGTATCAAACTGAAGGTGAAACCCCAAATCAACGAAGGCGACTCCGTTCTGCTGGAAATCGAACAGGAAGTCTCCAGCGTGGCTGATGCCGCCTCCAGCAGCAGCACCAACCTTGGCGCAACATTCAATACGCGTACCGTTAATAACGCGGTGCTGGTCAGCAGCGGCGAAACCGTGGTGGTGGGCGGCTTGCTGGATAAAAGTACGAATGAGTCTGCAAGCAAAGTGCCCCTATTGGGCGATATTCCCGTTCTGGGATACTTGTTCCGTTCCAACAGTCAGGAAACGAAAAAGCGTAACCTGATGCTGTTTATCCGTCCTTCCATTATTCGCGATCGCAGTCAGTACCAGAGTGCTTCTGCCAGTAAGTATCATTCGTTCAATGCTGAAGAAGAGAAGCAGCGAGAGGCGAATGGCGGGAAGGCTAATCTGCTGGATAACGATTTACTGCGCTTGCCGGAAGGCGGGAACGCCTATACGTTTCGTCAGGTTCAGTCCTCCATTGTGGCGTTTTATCCGGCGGGCGGGAAATGAGTGACGTTGCCTCCCAGATTATAGAATTACGCCCCATACTGCCTTTTGCCTATGCTCGGTCGCAGCAAATTTTGCTGTTGCAGCGGGAAAATGATACCGGTCTGCGGACGATCTGTGTCGCGCAAACGCCGCCAGCCGCCTTGCTGGAAGCACGTCGGATTGCAGGCTGTTCGCTTAAGATTGAACGCGTTACTGAAGACGAATTTGAGCGGCAATTAGTTATCAGCTATCAGCGTGATTCGGAAGAAGCCCGTCGTCTGATGGAAGACATCGGCAATGAGATGGATTTCTATACGCTGGTGGAAGAGCTACCGGACAGCGATGATTTGCTTGATGCCGATGATGATGCGCCGATTATCCGCCTGATCAATGCGATGCTGACTGAAGCGATTAAGGATAAGGCGTCGGATATTCATATCGAAACGTATGAGCGCTATTTGTTGATCCGTTTCCGTGTCGACGGTGTGCTGCGTGAAATCCTGCGTCCACAGCGTAAGCTGGCGTCGCTGCTGGTATCGCGTATCAAGGTCATGGCCAAGCTGGATATTGCGGAAAAACGTATCCCGCAGGATGGGCGCATGGCGCTGCGGGTGGGAGGACGAGCGATTGACGTTCGTGTCTCCACGCTGCCATCGAACTATGGTGAACGCGTTGTGCTGCGTTTGCTGGATAAAAACAGCGTGAAGCTCGATCTTGAACTGCTGGGCATGTCGGAGCGCAACCGGCAGCAACTGGACAGCCTGATCCATCGTCCACATGGCATTATTCTTGTCACCGGTCCGACAGGGTCGGGGAAAAGTACCACGCTGTACGCTGCGCTCAGCCGCCTGAATGCCTCGGAACGTAACATCATGACGGTGGAAGATCCCATCGAGTATGAGCTGGAAGGCATTGGGCAAACCCAGGTCAATACCAAGGTGGATATGACGTTTGCCCGCGGACTGCGTGCCATTCTGCGTCAGGACCCGGACGTTGTGCTGGTAGGGGAAATTCGTGATGGTGAAACGGCGCAGATTGCCGTGCAGGCATCGCTGACCGGTCACCTTGTGTTATCCACACTGCATACCAATAGCGCGCTGGGCGCGCTGTCTCGTTTACAGGATATGGGCGTCGAGCCTTTCCTGCTGTCAACCTCTTTGCTGGGCGTGCTTGCACAGCGTCTGGTCAGAACGCTGTGTTCTGAGTGTAGCCAGCCGCATCCGGTTGATCCGGTTCAGGCCGAACAAATGGGGATCGCACCGGGTACGCTGCTGCATAACCCGGTGGGTTGCCCGCAGTGTAGCTATACCGGCTATCGGGGACGTATCGGCATTCATGAACTG is drawn from Pectobacterium aroidearum and contains these coding sequences:
- the gspD gene encoding type II secretion system secretin GspD, whose translation is MLLLSGSVLLMASSLAWSAEFSASFKGTDIQEFINTVSKNLNKTVIIDPSVSGTITVRSYDMMNEEQYYQFFLSVLDVYGFTVIPMDNNVLKIIRSKDAKSTSMPLATDDQPGIGDEVVTRVVPVNNVAARDLAPLLRQLNDNAGAGSVVHYEPSNVLLMTGRAGVIKRLMTIVERVDQTGDRNVTSIPLSYASSTEVVKMVNELNKMDEKSALPGMLTANVVADERTNSVLVRGEPNSRQRVIDMIKQLDRQQAVQGNTKVIYLKYAKAADLVEVLTGVGDSIQTDQQNALPALRKDISIKAHEQTNSLIVNAAPDIMRDLEQVIAQLDIRRPQVLVEAIIAEVQDADGMNLGVQWANKNAGVTQFTNTGLPITTMMAGADQFRRDGTLGTAATTALGGFNGIAAGFYQGNWGMLMTALSSNSKNDILATPSIVTLDNMEATFNVGQEVPVLAGSQTTSGDNVFQTVERKTVGIKLKVKPQINEGDSVLLEIEQEVSSVADAASSSSTNLGATFNTRTVNNAVLVSSGETVVVGGLLDKSTNESASKVPLLGDIPVLGYLFRSNSQETKKRNLMLFIRPSIIRDRSQYQSASASKYHSFNAEEEKQREANGGKANLLDNDLLRLPEGGNAYTFRQVQSSIVAFYPAGGK
- the gspE gene encoding type II secretion system ATPase GspE, with translation MSDVASQIIELRPILPFAYARSQQILLLQRENDTGLRTICVAQTPPAALLEARRIAGCSLKIERVTEDEFERQLVISYQRDSEEARRLMEDIGNEMDFYTLVEELPDSDDLLDADDDAPIIRLINAMLTEAIKDKASDIHIETYERYLLIRFRVDGVLREILRPQRKLASLLVSRIKVMAKLDIAEKRIPQDGRMALRVGGRAIDVRVSTLPSNYGERVVLRLLDKNSVKLDLELLGMSERNRQQLDSLIHRPHGIILVTGPTGSGKSTTLYAALSRLNASERNIMTVEDPIEYELEGIGQTQVNTKVDMTFARGLRAILRQDPDVVLVGEIRDGETAQIAVQASLTGHLVLSTLHTNSALGALSRLQDMGVEPFLLSTSLLGVLAQRLVRTLCSECSQPHPVDPVQAEQMGIAPGTLLHNPVGCPQCSYTGYRGRIGIHELVLINDDVRAAIHRSDGEMAIAQILGTSRTTIRQDGLEKVLAGFTTWEEVIRVTKEE